Proteins encoded together in one Carya illinoinensis cultivar Pawnee chromosome 3, C.illinoinensisPawnee_v1, whole genome shotgun sequence window:
- the LOC122305667 gene encoding pollen receptor-like kinase 3, protein MAAVHILFLLLFFLPPLSLSVSDKEALLRLKKSFIHADALSSWVPNSSPCSDNWYGVICFDGIITGLHLTNLGLSGNIDVEALLELRGLRTISMMNNSFSGPIPDFHMLGALKSLLLTGNNFSGNIPNDFFSHLTSLKKAWLSYNQFNGTIPESVTQATHLIELHLEKNQFTGPIPPMNQTSLKQLDLSNNMLEGEIPKSLSIFGVNTFEGNEGLCGKPLDKVCTEKDKTLMPSTNETVQNSSNNNVIVLSFLAVITLIFVLFAYGNCSKRREHEFIVRGTESMANDQTVEIHVLSSRGRASDYSSHKGRLKKSTSSQHEKNGTGDLVIVNDAKGTFGLSDLMKAAAEVLGNGGMGSAYKALMANGVSVVVKRMREMNTLQREVFDEEMKRLGRLRHKNILTPLAYHFRKEEKLLISEYIPKGSLLYVLHGDRGICHNELNWPTRLKIIKGIARGMGFLHSEFAKHDLPHGNLKSSNVLLCDDYEPLLSDFAFNALVSTPFAAQALFAYKTPDYIQYQKVSPKSDVYCLGITILEILTGKFPSQYLITGKGGTDVVQWVLTAISEHRLQEVLDPDIVSNTSSLNQILRLLHIAVACIESNSEKRLDMREAIRRIQEVQL, encoded by the exons ATGGCCGCTGTTCATattctcttcctcctcctcttcttcctccctcccctctctctttctgtctCTGATAAAGAGGCTCTCCTAAGACTCAAAAAATCATTTATCCATGCGGACGCATTAAGCTCATGGGTTCCCAACTCCTCTCCTTGCTCGGACAATTGGTATGGAGTGATTTGCTTTGATGGCATAATCACTGGCCTCCATCTCACCAACTTAGGTCTCTCGGGAAACATAGACGTCGAGGCTTTACTGGAACTCCGCGGGCTTCGAACGATCAGCATGATGAATAACTCCTTCTCAGGTCCAATTCCGGATTTTCACATGCTCGGCGCTTTGAAATCTCTCTTATTAACAGGCAATAATTTCTCTGGAAACATTCCTAACGATTTCTTTTCCCATCTTACTTCATTGAAGAAAGCCTGGCTCTCCTATAACCAATTCAACGGAACGATACCTGAGTCGGTGACACAAGCAACCCATCTCATAGAACTCCACCTAGAGAAGAACCAATTCACAGGACCTATCCCACCTATGAACCAAACCTCGTTGAAACAACTTGATTTATCTAACAACATGTTGGAAGGTGAGATTCCTAAGAGCTTGTCGATATTTGGTGTGAATACGTTTGAAGGAAATGAAGGACTTTGTGGGAAGCCATTGGACAAGGTTTGCACAGAGAAAGATAAAACATTAATGCCGAGTACTAATGAAACTGTACAGAATTCTAGCAACAATAATGTTATAGTGCTTTCGTTCCTTGCCGTGATAACGCTCATCTTTGTCCTCTTTGCCTATGGAAATTGCTCAAAACGTAGGGAGCACGAATTCATTGTTCGCGGTACCGAATCAATGGCGAACGATCAGACGGTTGAGATACATGTGCTAAGTTCGCGCGGCAGGGCCTCAGACTACTCGAGCCATAAAGGTCGTTTGAAGAAGAGTACTTCAAGTCAACATGAAAAAAATGGAACGGGTGATCTTGTGATCGTGAACGATGCAAAGGGTACATTTGGGTTGTCAGATTTGATGAAGGCAGCTGCAGAGGTGCTCGGTAATGGCGGAATGGGGTCAGCATACAAGGCCTTGATGGCCAATGGGGTTTCGGTGGTGGTGAAGAGGATGAGGGAGATGAATACTTTGCAGAGAGAGGTATTTGATGAAGAGATGAAGCGGCTTGGAAGATTAAGGCACAAGAATATCTTGACTCCTTTGGCTTACCATTTCCGGAAAGAAGAGAAGCTGTTGATCTCCGAATACATTCCTAAAGGCAGTTTGTTATATGTCTTACATG GTGATCGTGGGATTTGTCATAATGAGCTGAATTGGCCAACGCGTCTGAAGATTATCAAGGGAATTGCACGTGGTATGGGTTTCCTCCATAGTGAGTTTGCTAAACACGATTTGCCCCATGGAAATCTCAAGTCCAGTAATGTTCTTCTTTGTGATGATTATGAGCCACTGTTAAGTGACTTTGCCTTCAATGCACTAGTCTCTACACCCTTCGCAGCACAAGCATTGTTTGCCTACAAAACCCCAGATTACATCCAATACCAGAAAGTCTCTCCAAAGTCTGATGTTTATTGCCTTGGAATAACTATTCTTGAAATCCTCACCGGAAAATTTCCTTCTCAGTACCTTATCACTGGAAAGGGTGGCACTGATGTTGTGCAATGGGTCTTAACAGCAATTTCTGAACACAGACTACAAGAAGTGCTTGATCCGGACATTGTGAGCAACACAAGCTCACTCAATCAAATATTGCGACTCCTACATATTGCAGTTGCCTGCATTGAAAGTAATTCCGAGAAACGGCTCGACATGAGGGAAGCCATTAGGAGAATACAAGAGGTACAGCTTTAA
- the LOC122304257 gene encoding ubiquinone biosynthesis protein COQ9, mitochondrial has protein sequence MYRTAAKRVLLLRVPSGSNCNARLLLPPILQSFAANSSPLSTTSVNPNQRSQNPNFSDSASSSTSSSSSSSTADETRRQHSRRPTAEYEDEQARVLHATLPHVVRLGWTDAAMISGARAVGVSPSIIGSFPRKEAALVEFFMDECLQRLIDRIELGEDLKGKIPSERISELVRFRLEMQAPYISKWPQALSIQAQPMNVPTSFKQRAMLVDEIWHAVGDEASDIDWYVKRTVLGGIYSTTEIYMLTDSSPDFRDTWSFLDGRVKDAFDLKKTIQEAKYLAETVGAGMGSSLQGFVKRVFPG, from the exons ATGTACCGAACGGCGGCGAAGCGTGTTCTCCTCCTCCGTGTACCCTCCGGTAGCAATTGCAATGCCCGTCTTCTGCTCCCACCCATTCTTCAATCATTCGCTGCTAACTCTTCTCCTTTATCCACTACTAGTGTAAATCCAAATCAACGTtctcaaaaccctaatttttctGATTCTGCCTCTTCAtcaacatcttcttcatcttcatcatcaacgGCAGATGAAACTCGACGTCAGCATAGCCGCAGACCGACGGCCGAGTACGAAGACGAGCAAGCACGGGTGCTTCATGCCACTCTTCCCCACGTG GTGAGGTTGGGATGGACTGACGCTGCTATGATTTCTGGTGCGAGGGCCGTCGGTGTTTCTCCTTCTATAATTGGCTCTTTTCCTAGGAAAGAAGCCGCTCTTGTGGAG TTTTTCATGGATGAGTGCTTGCAAAGGCTCATCGATAGAATTGAGTTGGGTGAGGACTTAAAAGGCAAGATACCTAGTGAGAGAATCTCTGAGCTTGTTAGGTTTCGCCTAGAAATGCAAGCTCCATACATATCAAAATGGCCTCAAGCTCTTAGCATTCAG GCACAACCAATGAATGTTCCAACAAGTTTTAAGCAGCGGGCAATGCTTGTAGATGAGATATGGCATGCTGTCGGTGATGAGGCCTCTGATATTGATTGGTATGTAAAGCGCACTGTCCTTGGGGGAATATACTCAACAACGGAAATATACATGCTGACTGATAGTTCCCCAG ATTTTCGTGATACATGGTCTTTCTTGGATGGCCGTGTGAAAGATGCTTTTGATCTGAAGAAGACCATTCAGGAG GCAAAGTATTTGGCGGAAACTGTTGGTGCTGGCATGGGGAGCTCTTTGCAAGGATTTGTGAAGAGAGTTTTTCCTGGATGA
- the LOC122304258 gene encoding uncharacterized protein LOC122304258 codes for MNSASEIVAKLNLEPHPEGGFYAETFRDTSIVLTQSQLPPEYKVDRGVSTCIYFLLPSGSVSHLHRIPCAETWHFYLGEPLTVLELNDKDGSVKLTCLGPNLMDKEQPQYTVPPNVWFGAYPTKDISISPDGLVHVAPPRNAENHFSLVGCTCAPAFQFQDFELGKRSELVSRFPGSQSVVTLLTLPD; via the exons ATGAATTCCGCTTCAGAGATTGTCGCGAAGTTGAATCTCGAGCCCCACCCAGAAGGTGGTTTCTACGCCGAAACTTTCAGGGACACCTCCATTGTTCTCACCCAGTCTCAGCTCCCCCCAGAAT ATAAGGTGGACAGAGGCGTGAGTACATGCATATATTTCTTGTTACCGTCTGGGAGCGTGTCGCACCTCCACCGTATACCTTGTGCAGAAACCTGGCATTTTTATTTGGGTGAACCTCTTACG GTATTGGAACTGAATGACAAAGATGGGAGTGTCAAACTAACCTGTCTTGGACCCAATCTGATGGACAAGGAGCAACCACAGTACACAGTGCCTCCAAATGTGTGGTTTGGTGCTTATCCAACGAAGGACATCAGCATTTCCCCAGATGGGTTGGTGCACGTAGCCCCACCAAGGAATGCTGAGAATCATTTCTCCCTTGTGGGATGCACTTGCGCTCCTGCCTTTCAGTTTCAGGACTTTGAGTTGGGAAAACGATCCGAGCTTGTCTCACGCTTTCCCGGCAGTCAGTCTGTGGTCACTCTCCTCACATTGCCAGACTGA